A segment of the Lycium ferocissimum isolate CSIRO_LF1 chromosome 10, AGI_CSIRO_Lferr_CH_V1, whole genome shotgun sequence genome:
AacatattttaaagaaaattatagAGTAATCTCTTGAACCACTTTACTAATTGTGGTTGAACATATTGTTTCAACATGCATCCAATTTAAGAGTTGTTGTTTAAAAAAAGAATCGAATTATTAGAAATAGgtaaataaaatctttttttttaatcgaaaAAGTCACTTATCTTTTGTTGCTTGACTTAAAAAGACACCTTTCTAATGATGTTTACACCCGATTTTCCTCTAATCCCTTTCTAATGATGTTTACACCCCATTTTTTTaagtagaaaaaaaataaaaataattgattcAACTCATTTTAACCATAAACCTCATATTCAACCCAATACTTGATCcgtaaaatttatttatatgctAACAAAAATATCCGAAAATCTGAAATTACAAACTTTGTACTTGTAATTGTTGTTTGGTCAGTTAAATGCATTTATAGCTAAAGTTCGTACCCGAATTCTACTGCTAATAGAAAAAAAATCCTGTACGATCCAATATTTGGTCTCGAAACCAACACACGCGTTCATATTGTATTGTGTCAAttattcataattttcttgtaaAAGAAACTTTATTAAAGTCCAAAACTATGTTGTAATTTTACATGGGAAACTCTCACATGGAAGAAAACTCACGGTCAGTCACCAACTCTTTATTTCTCAATGAAAGATGgttatagaattcacaatacaCCAATTAAGGCAAGTTTATTTTGACTGCCGACATACCTAACCCTAGAGTTTCTTAAGGTGTCCTTAAGAAATTAAGAATACCTCTTGCTTCGTCCATCACGGGGACCCTCTCTACTTAAGCATTTATGACCAAACATTTAgcatttttaaacaaataaaaagaatttattTAGCATATAAAAGGATTCCACTATTGAGTATTGGATCAGATAGGAGGTTTTAGTTGAAATGGGTTAAATATAGGAGTTTGTACGTTAAATGGGTTAAATTTACTGTTTTCtattattttacttaaaaatTAAGTGTACGTCATCAAAAAGTGACCGATGATGTCATTCGCTGACTTGAGTGACTTTTTGActtaaaataacaaattaaaagaccagttattttttaaaataaaaactgaaTAAATTTATAAACCTATCTCCAATAATAGTTCAGTGGCCGTTAAAGCAACTTTTGAATAAGATGCACGTCGAAATAATATTCAGTATTAAAATCTTTAGTGACTCAAGTTAACAATCACTTCATAACTTTATGTATGACCAATATATATTTGTTTAATAATCAAAGTCATGTCGTTCTTGTCGAGCCGTTacagaaaaaaatatatctggcaacaaaattatttttggtgtcataaattgattattgttggtaaaagtacttttgacaataatttttttttgttgttgcatagAATTTTCCCAACATTTGTTATTGCAAAAACGTGcgacaactttttttttgttgtcaaaagtactttttgtaacaataatcaatactatgataacaaaattaaattctttgacaacaaaaaagttctttgccaacaataaaactaagttaatgctaaatattaaattttttattgccATTTCTATACTTCTTGCAGTGTGCTTTATTGTTTAGTAGGTTAGAAACTTTTCTATAGTATCTTCTAACAActgtctttttcttttattttttttattttatcttgatATAGATAAGAgagtaaagaagaagaaatagtaCTAGTACTTAAGAGTAGAGGATATTGGagcacaaaatatatttttattagtaCTAAATTACTGAAACACAACATTGCAAATGTACCCCTAGAAATTAAAAAGTCTTACAACAAGGAAAGAGTAAAAACATAATTAGCTAGAGACTTTTCAACAGAAAGAGAAATTAGCAGCAAATAATCTAATACAATATCTTGAATTAAGCATTAAGCACTTCATCTTCACTCATCTTGGATAACTTAAATCACctgaaattaatattaacaTAATGCAACATTAGGCATGTATtcataattgaaagagctactAATACTGTTGAatagtaatttttatttattgagaatgtcaaaattttaaacgacaaataaaaatgataacttACTTGCACACCCTTGCAAGGGCTATCAACATCACAATAAGCTTCGAGAGTGATCAGGACTTGATTATCCAACTCCTCGGCATACTTATAGCAAGGGCAACTAGTGCCGAGTATGCTCTTGAATGTCGGGCAACATGCGTCAATTGAGGTTGTGTTGAACATGCACGTTTTCACCTTTTCTTGGTTACTAGCCGAGCAACTCGGTTTTGGTGGCGGTGGCTGTATTCATAAATGATAGAACTACTTCACTAATtcgaaaaataattttaactagaattttaagaaaagaaatatatagaaaagcTATCCAAATTAGAACCTAACATGCAATAAATAGAAAAATCGGGTGCAATCATTCAATTGATACAAAGTTTATGATTAACATTGGCGCCTTAAAATAATggagtatatatttatttaattcaaaaaagataatataatatatttatcttCAAAGTGGCCCTAATTAAGTAGTCTATGATGAAGGACCCCGTCACATATTCTTCtagtcatattttatttttcacattAGCTAAAgatttgtttcaaaatatttatcatctTTAAAAGTTAagcaaatattaattttttttcttgatttcatccTTACTATCTCAATAAAATGTATAATCATACTCAAATAATACACCCTTTAACAATGATTGTAGATAGTATTTTTCTCAACGAGTGTGTCAAAATCTTAAACGATAGATAAAAATGATAACTTACTGGCACGCCCGTACAAGGGCTATCGACATCACAATAAGCTTCAAGAGTGATCAAGACTTGATTGTCCAAATCCTCAGCATACTTATAGCAAGGGCAACTAGTGCCGAGTATGTTCTTGAATGTCGGGCAACATTCATCAATTGAAGTTGTGTTGAACATGCACTTCTTCACCTTTTCCTTGTCACTAGCCGAGCAGGTCGAAAACGGTGTAGGAGGTGGCGAGCGTGGTGGTGGAGGAGGTGGCGAGCGTGGTGGTGGAGGTGGTGGTGCGCATGGTCGTGGTCGTGGTCGTGGCCTTGGAGGAGGGCATGGTCGTGGCCTTGGAGGAGGGCATGGTTTTGGCCATGGATACGGCCACGGCCAATATTGACATAGAGCGTCAAATACGGAGCTTTGTAACTCGTTACAATGATCGTCCACGACCACGTCGACTTCTCTCGCCACCACCGCTTGTTGGTGGTTGCAAAATAAAATTGCAGCCACCATTAACATCATGAGAATCTTCATGGTTGCCATTTTTCACTTATGAATTGATTTGTGTTCCTCAATGAAGAGGTATAACACATCTATATatacaattaaataattagaGTGAAGACATGGTATGTATGATTTCAATATAATAAAGGGGTagttgatgatgagtttaataTTAAAGATATCCCTTCTTTTCGGATCATgtctgataatttttttttgataaagtacTTATTATTTTGTATACCATTTTCTGAATTGTTGCATACATATTAGAAATCAAAATAGGTTCTGTTTTCCCAAAAGTATTTCCCCTTAATTTAATTTTACAAGCATAAATGAACAATGATTATTAAACTTTATGATTTGCAAAGTAGCTACTGAaataaattagtcaaaaaaaaaataggtaactCACATCAATATTCAAAAAAAGTAATGATACTATAAATGTCTTCGGCTCCGGAGAAAGAAAATTGGATGATTATTTAATATTGGAGTATCAATATTATTTATCCCTTTTTAAACATCTTACTTGTGAATACTCAATAACTTCAGCAATAAGGTAGATATGACAAAAGTACTTCGTAAATGACACATTATTTTTCAGAAtgcttaatattttaaaataatataattactaATTTGAGTCGTGAAATCTATCGTTAATGCTTGTGTCGGGATAGATTACCTACGTCACACACCTTTTAGTTGCATGAACTAGATTATGAAACATTCTATAGCGCTATAGTAGAACTCTAAATTATTTTAGTGGGCGTTTGGACAATGATTATGTTGgactttgaaggaaaaaaagatgtttggaagttgttgtgTTTGAAcacaaaagaaattgaattggGACGGACGgagtatttatgtatattataataATGATATTATAAACTTCCTAATAATTCTAAAACTTATTCTCAACTAGTAGATATCTCCTGCAtggattttttttcttacatCCTGTCATATCTTTAATTAAGTCTACATTAATACCAAAAAAATTGTAATCCTTTGAGATCATATCCTTCCATATGATTTTAGATCTATCCCGTTTCGTTAAACACTTTCATGTATTATAATTTTACACGTACAAATCAATACATCTATAAATCAACACAGAATATGTTCAAACATATCTCAACCGATCTTTTCGCATTTTAAGATATTCCAAACCATATTCTTAAATGTGTGATGGATAAAAAGTGTGGTAGGTGGGAAAGAAGCAAAGGACACAGTGGTAGGTGGGGCACATAAATAATAACTATTCCACGTGATAATAACTAAAATAGTTCAGACCAGGACAATAATGTATGCCACTCagtacattatggagtaatttAGAAATAGAAATTAGAAAGAGATTCAATTTCAAACGTGGGGAACTAAAAATGACTTTCTGACAGATGGATTGCGCAATGAACGAAATGATACTCTATAATTAATTACagtatatttaaatatattaaatgattctataaattttatttggcaaGTTGCTGTAAGTTTTCGATGAGATTCTTAATAATATCCTAAGTTTTTATagtttatccaaaaaaaaattctaaaataaataaaatcagatAAGCTTTGCCATTTGAAACCTCGATTCAAACATTGAAATTCTTGGATAGTCAGGAAAAATTTagcttaactttttttttttttttttttttttgctttcattTATAGTGAAAGATCGTATTAGGCTCgtcataatattttatatatatatatatatatatatatatatatatataaaatttggtTAATGACAAACtcttataataaaaaaaattataaaaatattttctgagAAAGAGCTTCAGTGGCTAAAACTAGGATATGCAATCAAGTATTTGATTAATTGAGACCCTGTAAAACAATCATATAACAAACAACATTTTGTAATGAACCATAAAATCGATATATCAGTGAAATGGGGTGTCAATTTAAGGCCCAACCATTTTTCAAAAAGTTGTCCTccacttctttttttcttcttagtgtaatgtttcttgaatttatattaATTGAAGGAATCTTTGAAGCAGTGAGACATGAATTTTAACtatgaaaaataagtttaagTCAAGTCGGTGTTGTTGAAAAACTTTGAAAACATTGAAAATGACCGTTTTTGCAAGTTCAAAGAAATGAGTcttgaatttaaaatttaaaattgtgCTTAAATCaagtgaatgttgttatgaaaaGTTTGGAAACATTGGCTGAAATTAAGatcaaatttagaaaaaacTACTTTTAGACTATATTTCACTtgcatgaaaaataatgatttcatACGTCCTAATTCATAATTAAACTTTGACTGGGTATGAATTTAAGATACTAAAATTACttatatatttgatataaaaaataaaaatgttaaatAATGGTGAAGTTCTAAAAAAATTACTTACTTGACTTGTCTACAAAGCAGTCGCATCAATAACCAAATTAAGTTAATTTTTCAAATGAATATCCCAACAAATTCTAAAATATAACTATGAAAAACGAAATTGAAATATATCAAGACAAAATAAGCAGGTAAAAAGTCAGTGTGAATGAGCAAAAAGAAACTTTTCCCATGTCCTCAAGTAACTTTTTATGACATTCACGTGgcttaataaaataaaaagaaataaaaccaCGAAGAAAAtctgtaatttaatttaaatttttcgcatcattcatgaatatatTATATTAGTAGCAAATCTTCCCTACACGATATGGATCTACAGTTGTCATGTTTATTCCTCAACGTATTTCACAGTTGACTAGGCCTAAATTACAATATGCAAACATTAATTGAAATATCCGTGTAAAGTGAAAGAAAATGCAAACATTAATTGAAATAACCTTGTAAAATGAATTGAATAGTTATCGTTATTGAAGTTTACTAACGACCAAAATGATAATTAGAAAAAAGAAACCtagttattaaaaaaataacgtATAATAATAACCGATTAAAATCGTTGCAGGTTTTTTACCAACTGATATTTTTAATGCCGGGGCTTTTTCTCGGTTGTAATTGACCAATAACGATCGAATTAAGACTTTTAATTGTCGAATTTTTCCTcgctgaaatttttttttcatgttgtgTGCACTTTTCCCTCGGGTTTAAACCTAATCAAACTTCAAGAATTTATTAAGTTTACAATATTAGAATGAAATAACATTTCTCCAGATACTATGAGTGAATAactattaaatattattttgttgGATATCAAGATCACGAGGCTtgataaacaaaaaatatatgaaagcCACAAAGAGAATCTGtcatttttagtttaaaaaagaatttcatCGTTTCATCAATATTATATTAGTTGTAAATCTCCCCCATATGATTTGGATCTAGAATTGTGATATTTTTATTCCTCTATGTCACATCAAGCATGTAATTGTTGACTTAGCTTAATTTATAATATGCTTTTTAGTGTAATGCAATTAGTTGGGTATCTCTGTTAATGGCGTTGGCCGACCATCTTTTGATTTGTTTGTTAACCTTTAATCAATGTTTCAAAACTTTGAGCCGAGAGTCTATCGAATACAGTCTCTAGTCCAAAAGGTAAGGATAAAGTACACGTCGAACGTATCAACATGGAATTACATTGgatatattattgttgttattgttatttaattacaaaaatatttttgctcTTGTATTCTTTGTTTGAAAGCGCACAGAGCTTCTTTTTCATCTAttgcgtttttttttcttcgagtTTGAACctaatcaaattttaaaatttgtatgTTTGTAATATTAGAGTGAAatatagtacttaatatttttcGAAATATGtgtgaattaattttataattattttgttacaTGCGAAAAGTGAAACATTGTTAAATGAGTATTCGCTCATGGTATCTCGTGATAAAATATAGTCTGAATTTCTCGAGCAAAATACATACGATGAGTTAAATAAAGATTAATATTTCAGTCAAGATACCTCCTTTTATAAGTTTCTTAAAAGATTAATTCACTCATGATACCacatgataatatatataagttcgAACTCCAGAACTATACAGTTGAAACTCAAAGACAATGTCTTAGAGAGTCGGAGTTCAAACAAGtgttgtcataaaaaaaaaaaaaaaaaaaaggtcgaTCTTATAGAAGTGAAACTCCAAGATAGGCGAAACTGTCGGAAGTTTGGCCTTAGCAAGCTAGACTTCAAGCAAAAATGTTGGAAGTTTGCCGCTAACCTTCAAATGCAAATTTTTACAACTTCAGTCATGTATGTCTAAAGTTGTTTCCAAGCTAAACCTGCAAATGACATAAACGGGTTAATCACACAAATTCTCCTATTTCAAGGTGGTCTTTactttttgcccctcaaatttgtggtctttaattttttctcttaACACTTTTGGCAcgtgaaaaattaaatttcagCTCGCATAGTTAGCATTTAGTTtcggcatatgtatcataacatcccacaagttatgcaggacaaggcaaaactttcaacattcaacataatccaaaagtgaaaaaaagcaTAAGTTTAGATTTCACTCGGCATAGTTAGTGTTTAGCTTCGGCATATGCAACATCACATCCATACAAATTATGCCGGaaaatgtaaaattttcaaCCCTCACCTTAATCTGAAAatactacacaacttatgctgcataacttaattcctataGAACTTGTACCGAGCGAGTCAAAAGTTCAGTTTTCaaagacaaataaaataaaattaaagaccaaagatatgagggccaaaaattaaagaccacccgtTTGAAGAAAATCCGTGCAAAACTTTGGATATACACCATGGTTTATTATGGCTTAAACAGCAACCCAAAATTAGCTGTCTATGCAGTTCTTTCAAAACCCAAAGCATAAAATAGAAGCCCAAAAGAGTAGCCCAATCAGGTAATTGCACGGTATGTCCCTAAAATGgagtagtctttaatttttgtccttcaaaattgaacttttgcctagTGGGGTATAAgttctttcaattttttgagtggattgcccttcaaaggcactggtctttaattccccccccccccttcaaaTTGCTGGTATTTagtttttgtccttcgcttaaaacGGTTGCCaaaaataccccgaggttttAAGTTCGAACTCCTGCTcagtcaaaataataataatttcgtaAGTCAAAACTTTGCAAATAGTCTACCTTATGCGGCAAAGtgtgccttaaggcataactaaagtctgccttatgcggcagacgttgccttaaggcataactaaaagtttgccttataaggcaaagtctgtcgtgtccggtagacttttagttatgcctcaAGACAAAATCTACCACATAAGACAGACTTTTCGCGAAGCCTTACcttgtgattttatttttatttttatgactaagtAGGGGTTCAGACCCAGAACCTCGGAGTATTTTAagcaaagggaaaaaattaaggaccatcttgatattatgatgtgtaaCTTATGTCCCCTTTaagcataagtttgatttggagggccaaaaattaaagaccagtccatttaaAGGTAAAAAATTAaggaccagcacaaaatagggccaAAAATGCAAATGATCCTAGCCCAATCAACTCTAGCATGCAGACCACACTTAGCCCTAAATTGTGCCTTATAACCCAGTCTGAGTCCAAGCCCAAAAGGTCCATGAGGCATTTGAAATGAATGAATGttcctttctaatttctattcTATGCAAGGACACAAACACCCCCACTTTAATTAATTGTTGTAAAGACCAAAATGTCCTTGTCTCCATCGCCATTAATGGCTAAACCAATTCTGCTATTTGTTTAAAAGAGAGAATCTTCTATTTGAgtacttttttcaaaataacGTTTGATTAAACTCCTTTCATTTCATAATCAGTGGTGTTTTTAGCTTATGCACACTCATCTTCTATTTgagtatttttttcaaaataacgTTTGATTAAACTCCTTCCATTTCATAATCAGTGGTGTTTTTAGCTAATGCACACTCTTTAAGAAATTTCTCACTCCTTGAATATTAGAAATGTTTTTACTAGCTTTTATCCCTAATCAAATTTTACACTTTCTAAATTACCTCTTTCCTAGAAAGCAGGGGCGGACCCACGTGCAATATACCCGTGCTCAAGTGCTCATTAACCCCGACGTAAGATacgtatatttatattaagggTGTCAGTAGGTTCGGGTCAATCCCTATCCCGTCCCGGCTTCGGCCCGATCCGAAGCAATTTAGGGGGTAGTGGGAAGGGTAGTGGGACGGAAGGGTTGGAAAATCCCTGTCAGTCTCGGTCCGATTAGGCCCGGTACTGGACCCGCTGACCCAGTCCCAACCGgcagattattattttttaactgAATCTGACTGTTTAAAGGGGCCCTTCCCCAAAAATATGAACGTTGGGACTCCAATGGCTGAGTCCAAAATCAGAACGGTTGGAGTCAAAAATCAACCCCAAAGTTTAATAAATTGCATTTTAATCCAAATTCTAAACTACAAATACCTCTTCATTCTTATTCATTTTCACTCAACTCATCCATCAATTATCTCATTCATTTTCACTCAACTCATTCATCAattatctctctctctaatatttGTTATCAATTAtatctctctctaatatttggtgaaatattattattattattattattattattattattattattattattattattattattattattttggtgaattggGCAATATTTGAATTTTGGAGCAACTTCCAAGCTTCAAAtaacaaaatttcaatttcaaattttacGGTTAGGTCTGCTTTATGCAGACGTTCCATTCTTcaatttatttaattcttgcattttatttgcgtcttttttcaaataaattttcatattttattttattatactttAAAATATgtctaaaaaaattaagatcCCTGTCATAGGTAAAACTGTCGATATCCCTAACCCTTTTAGTCGTAGTAGTAAGGGTAAATGTGGTTCTTCTAGTAAATCTAAAATTCAATTTAGAAACAATACGGACAATTTCATTCATGTTGATGAAACTGATTTTAGTTCTCCCCCCGGTTTTCCTCCTATTCCAGAAGATTTAGAATTACAAAATGAAGCCTTAGATAGAGCTTATGGTaatttagattttgatgaatttgaaaatttagaagaaaaagaagaaggagaggaaTTAGATTTAAATGAGATACCCACTAGCCCCGTTACTGAAGCTCCAACTTAGACTACATCTCAGTCTCGAGCTGGTCTTCCCCCTAAACCTCCTACTCGGGGTACGACTAAGGCGCAGCGTCCTAGAACTAGTCCCGTATGAAAATTCATGACTTTAGATGAAGCTAAACAATACGCTGCTTGTCACAAATGTAAATGAGTTAAAAAACACGGAAGCGGTGAAGGGGAGGGTGGGACGGGTGGTTAGTTAGACACTTGAGAACATGTGTTGGAAAACCATACTTAG
Coding sequences within it:
- the LOC132032763 gene encoding chitin-binding lectin 1-like, with amino-acid sequence MATMKILMMLMVAAILFCNHQQAVVAREVDVVVDDHCNELQSSVFDALCQYWPWPYPWPKPCPPPRPRPCPPPRPRPRPRPCAPPPPPPRSPPPPPPRSPPPTPFSTCSASDKEKVKKCMFNTTSIDECCPTFKNILGTSCPCYKYAEDLDNQVLITLEAYCDVDSPCTGVPPPPPKPSCSASNQEKVKTCMFNTTSIDACCPTFKSILGTSCPCYKYAEELDNQVLITLEAYCDVDSPCKGVQVI